The following are encoded in a window of Flavobacteriales bacterium genomic DNA:
- a CDS encoding gliding motility-associated C-terminal domain-containing protein — translation MRSILPAPILLCMATVAMAQPPNSSCDQAALLCNQQSLPGNNTGAVGLPGFCAGTTNLLWYVFTTNSQGGPANVNITGITCPNVQGMSNTLTAVVLSGDGSCLPASFSAVSDCQSGSGDFTLVTQPLLPGTQYWLVVAGNVGGGFPIAAQCGFDIWLDGEGVDIPGVDFGTGGDVTIGVGESAQLNAFGGPPYDWSPTTGLSGSDIPDPIASPQGSTVYTVTTEINGCVFTGTVNVWVIRRIDPPNTFTPNGDGINDVWEVPGIADYPGAEVTIFDRWGQRVFRSIGYREPWDGTNNGARLPSGTYYYHIQLNQLEGVSPPYTGFISIVR, via the coding sequence ATGCGATCCATACTTCCCGCGCCCATCCTGCTTTGCATGGCGACCGTGGCCATGGCCCAGCCGCCCAACAGCAGTTGCGACCAGGCCGCCCTGCTGTGCAATCAGCAGTCCCTGCCGGGCAACAACACGGGCGCGGTGGGCCTGCCGGGTTTCTGCGCCGGCACCACCAACCTGCTCTGGTACGTCTTCACCACCAACAGCCAGGGCGGTCCGGCCAATGTGAACATCACGGGCATCACCTGCCCCAACGTGCAGGGCATGTCCAACACACTCACGGCCGTGGTCCTCTCAGGCGATGGCTCCTGCCTGCCCGCATCCTTTTCCGCCGTCAGCGATTGCCAGTCGGGTAGCGGGGACTTCACGCTGGTGACACAGCCACTGCTGCCGGGCACGCAGTATTGGCTGGTGGTGGCGGGCAACGTGGGCGGCGGCTTTCCCATCGCCGCGCAATGCGGTTTCGACATCTGGCTGGACGGCGAAGGGGTGGACATCCCCGGTGTGGATTTCGGCACCGGCGGGGATGTCACCATCGGCGTTGGGGAGAGCGCGCAGTTGAACGCCTTCGGCGGACCGCCCTACGACTGGTCGCCCACCACCGGGTTGAGCGGCAGCGATATTCCCGACCCGATCGCTTCGCCACAGGGCTCAACGGTCTATACGGTGACCACCGAGATCAACGGCTGCGTCTTCACCGGCACGGTCAACGTCTGGGTGATCCGGCGCATCGATCCACCCAACACCTTCACACCCAACGGCGACGGCATCAACGATGTGTGGGAGGTGCCCGGCATCGCCGACTATCCCGGTGCGGAGGTGACCATCTTCGATCGTTGGGGCCAGCGGGTATTCCGCAGCATCGGCTACCGGGAGCCCTGGGATGGCACCAACAACGGCGCCAGGCTGCCCAGCGGCACCTACTACTACCATATCCAGTTGAACCAGCTCGAGGGGGTATCGCCGCCTTATACGGGCTTCATCTCCATTGTGCGATGA
- a CDS encoding type IX secretion system membrane protein PorP/SprF, whose amino-acid sequence MRAPILAVMLLAMGAPAAAQQLAQYSQYVFNQFSINPAVAGSKDCIDVRLGYRKQWLNFPGQPTTAWASLNGAIRPKGKPYMANKHGVGAFVESDNAGNWGYTRFVLAYAYHMRMSQETYLAFGVFGGAEQIKLNVGEVTLTDYDDPAIDGRASVVVAPEITPGIFLYGKKGWGGLAMHHALGNEIDGIGLESRLARHFLMSGGYRHVLSKKTSLSPSAMMKFAGGAPMALDINAMIEWNRTIGLGAGYRGGDALVLMMKLAFLKYFQFGYSYDVTTSKLRMGGSNTHEIMLGIIPCGKDDLKKKMINCPAFD is encoded by the coding sequence ATGAGGGCGCCCATCCTGGCCGTGATGCTTCTCGCCATGGGCGCACCGGCGGCGGCGCAACAGCTGGCGCAATACTCGCAGTACGTCTTCAACCAGTTCAGCATCAATCCCGCGGTGGCCGGCAGCAAGGACTGCATCGATGTGCGCCTCGGCTACCGCAAGCAATGGTTGAACTTCCCGGGGCAGCCCACCACGGCATGGGCCAGCCTGAACGGTGCCATTCGTCCGAAAGGCAAGCCTTACATGGCCAACAAGCATGGGGTGGGCGCCTTCGTGGAATCGGACAACGCGGGCAATTGGGGCTACACCCGATTCGTGCTGGCCTATGCCTACCACATGCGCATGTCCCAGGAGACCTACCTCGCCTTCGGGGTTTTCGGCGGCGCGGAGCAGATCAAACTCAATGTGGGTGAAGTGACGCTCACCGACTATGACGACCCCGCCATCGATGGGCGGGCCAGCGTGGTGGTGGCGCCGGAGATCACGCCCGGCATCTTCCTCTATGGCAAGAAAGGCTGGGGTGGGCTGGCGATGCACCACGCGCTCGGCAACGAGATCGACGGCATCGGGCTGGAATCGCGGCTGGCCCGGCATTTCCTCATGAGCGGCGGCTACCGGCATGTGCTCAGCAAGAAGACGAGCCTTTCGCCCAGCGCCATGATGAAGTTCGCCGGTGGTGCCCCGATGGCGTTGGACATCAATGCCATGATCGAATGGAACCGCACCATCGGCCTTGGCGCCGGCTACCGGGGCGGCGATGCGCTGGTGCTGATGATGAAGCTCGCCTTCCTGAAGTACTTCCAGTTCGGATACAGCTACGATGTGACCACTTCCAAGCTGCGCATGGGAGGATCCAACACGCATGAGATCATGCTCGGCATCATCCCCTGTGGCAAGGACGATCTGAAGAAGAAGATGATCAACTGCCCGGCCTTCGATTAG